A window of Exiguobacterium sp. FSL W8-0210 genomic DNA:
CACTTCAGACGGGAGACGAAGTCATCGTCACGCATCTCTACATCTTAGCAGACTCGACGCGGCACTTGATCGAGATGCTCGAGCACATGGAGACACGCGGTGCGACGCTGTGGTCACTCCGCGAACAGATTCGGACGAGCGAGCGTGCCTCCTTGTCGTTTCTTGAAACGGCACGCCACCTGGTCCAGCTGCAAAGTGACGTCATCAGCATGTCGACACGTGCCGGACTCTCAAAAGCAAAAGAGCAAGGAAAACAGACCGGTCGACCGCGCAAACCCGATGAAAATGTCCGCCGCGCGATTGCGATGTATCAAAGTAAAAACTATTCACTCGCTGATATCCGCGAACAGACCGGTATTAGTAAAAGTACATTGTATCGATATCTCGAAAGCGAGACGATCGATGCAACGGATAAAGGCTGACTCCATTGTGGAATCAGCCTTTTTTGTCAGCTATTTTGCTTTAATGTGTTGCCGAGCCATTTTTGGAGGGCTTTACCGCCTTCATAGAACGAACAATCCCGTAATTCATACGTATGACCGCCTTGTTCAATCAAGTCGAGGAACGTATTCCCGACGTCCCGGTTTTCCCATTTCCGCTGATCCGTCAAATACTTGAAGCCAAAGTTACACTCGACGTTGAAGATGATGTGGAAGGGTTCCTTGAAAGATTGGACGGCGCGGATCATCTCGATCAAAATCATTCGTTTTGGTGACGACGCTTCGAACGTATCGAACAGTGTCGTCCGGCGTCCGTGAAACTCGATGACGCGGATCGCGCGACCGGTATCCGCTTTAAAATCATAACTCGTCCGAATCGAGACGATGATTTCACGTTGGTCTGGTTGTACTGGCATGGTGTATCGCTTCCTTTCTCTCGGTCGATTATAGCATGGACCTGTTCAATTTTAATAGATGTCAACGACTCGGTCTCAAGAAGGATTGTCGTAACCTAAAATTTGTCTTATACTAAAATTACCAAATACATAAAGGAGCGTTTTCGTGAAACATCTATTTTCGATACTCCTCTCGGCGAGCCTCTTGTTCACGGGTTGCTACTGCACTCTCGACGAACGAACGGACGAGCCACACTTCAAATCACGTGCCCGCTCCATCTCCTCGTATCATACTTTCGATATCGAATACGCGAAAGGACTACGCAAGGAACAAGTCTCAAACCGTACGGTTACCGTGACGGATTCAAATGGTGAGCGGATGCAAACGGAGATTGAAGTCCTAGACGGCAAAGAAATCCGAATCAAACCACCGCGTACTGGATATAAAAAAGGACGTCGCTACATCATCCACATTCGGGATTCAATCGACGCCCGGAAAGAAGTACATACGAATACGATTCGGGAACGAACCTTCACTGTCGACCGCTGACAGCCAAGGTTCGTTTTTATTTAGAGCGAGCTGGAAAAACGGTATAACTCATCGAGATGACGCCATCGATCACAAGAACGAGTCCCCACAGTTGTAACGTCCGCAAGAGGCTTTCGGTTTGTTCGGTATTTCCGAGCCAGAGAATCATTGCTCCGAGTAAGGCACCACCAATCAAGAATGCCAGGATGTGCCGATAGAATCCGTTGCGTTCCCGTCGCGCACGCGATATGCGTTCTTTTGCTACTTGTTCCCTGAGGATCACCCGGCGATACACCCCATCCGCCCAAGCAATCATCTGCTTCCCAAATGCGAGCGATACGCCGATGTAAATCGCAGCAAGTCCGTGTGCAAGCGTAGCTGTGCTACCGCGACTTAAGTCAAACACTGTTAAGACCAGTAAGACGATATCAATCACGGGTGACATCGCCATCAATCGAAAACCGAGCTTCTCTCGTCTGAATCCATAACGCACGATCAGTCCTGCGACGATGAATACCCAAAATAGAATTTCACAACAAACGATTGCCCAAGCGACGAGTTGCATCGTGATCCTCTCCTTTTTTAATACGACTGTATTATAAAGATAACATCACATTCGTCACTTGACTAGTCTTTTTAATACATTCGTGCTAAAAAAGCTGATATACTTAATGTATGCCAAAACAAGTCAATCACGAAGAACGAAAACACCTCATCGCAGAAGCGACGTGGCGCACGATTTCTAATGTCGGTATCGAACAAGCTAGCGTCCGGACGATCGCCAAGGAAGCAGGTCTGTCCCTTGGTGCCTTACGGTATTACTTCACGACCCAAGAAGAATTGCTCCGTTTCTCGATGCAACTCGTTCAAGAAAGGGTCCAAGAACGCATTATAACCATTTTCGAGAGAGGAGGAACACCAGAAGAGACGTTATGCAACGTCTTACTAGAAGTCTTGCCGTATGCACCTGAGCATCAGCTTGAGATGCAGGTCTGGTTCCAATTCATGATGTCTGCATATGCGTCTCAATCAACAGAGAATCCAGACGACATTTACCACATGTGTCTGGTATTA
This region includes:
- a CDS encoding TetR/AcrR family transcriptional regulator, coding for MPKQVNHEERKHLIAEATWRTISNVGIEQASVRTIAKEAGLSLGALRYYFTTQEELLRFSMQLVQERVQERIITIFERGGTPEETLCNVLLEVLPYAPEHQLEMQVWFQFMMSAYASQSTENPDDIYHMCLVLLTRIPDGTFRADIDIELESERLAALVDGLAFHALFRPERLPKERLRHVLVHHLNALFVRPLAIDDK
- a CDS encoding recombinase family protein — its product is MQYFYMRPYPNDPDCSTQQAEADKIDVTTRVIETHDSAKRRTELEQMLETLQTGDEVIVTHLYILADSTRHLIEMLEHMETRGATLWSLREQIRTSERASLSFLETARHLVQLQSDVISMSTRAGLSKAKEQGKQTGRPRKPDENVRRAIAMYQSKNYSLADIREQTGISKSTLYRYLESETIDATDKG